The Primulina eburnea isolate SZY01 chromosome 6, ASM2296580v1, whole genome shotgun sequence genome contains a region encoding:
- the LOC140835271 gene encoding uncharacterized protein → MATRKDDSLQSISVQLDRKNYSYWGYVMKNFLRGKSMWGYVTSVRDKPTDQTNPDYAVSLDVWEADNSKIITWINNSVAHSIESAELRAFSPYIARREEQRLVQFLMALQNDFEGLRGTILHRNPLPSVDSVVSELLAEEIRLKSHIDTGTILTTPSVFAAPQRPQANHQNRSNTKVSQDECAFCKEKGHWKAQCPLLLSKGKVQSQQQQQRPHNIPWKPQQQH, encoded by the exons ATGGCTACTCGTAAAGACGATTCTCTTCAGTCGATTAGTGTTCAATTGGATAGAAAAAATTATTCGTATTGGGGTTATGTTATGAAGAATTTCTTGCGGGGGAAATCGATGTGGGGCTACGTCACAAGTGTGCGAGACAAGCCTACAGACCAGACGAACCCTGATTATGCTGTGTCATTGGATGTTTGGGAGGCAGATAATTCGAAGATTATTACGTGGATTAATAATTCTGTTGCGCATTCAATCG AATCTGCAGAATTGCGAGCATTCTCACCTTATATTGCTCGGAGAGAAGAACAACGCTTGGTACAGTTTTTGATGGCACTTCAGAATGATTTTGAGGGTCTGCGTGGGACGATTCTTCATCGCAACCCTCTTCCTTCTGTTGACTCGGTTGTAAGTGAATTGTTAGCTGAAGAGATTCGTCTTAAGTCTCACATTGACACAGGGACAATCCTGACTACACCATCTGTCTTTGCAGCTCCTCAACGACCTCAAGCTAATCACCAAAACAGGTCAAATACGAAGGTTTCTCAAGATGAGTGTGCTTTTTGTAAAGAGAAGGGGCACTGGAAAGCTCAATGCCCACTATTGTTGAGTAAAGGAAAAGTGCAGTCGCAACAGCAACAACAAAGACCACACAACATTCCATGGAAACCACAGCAGCAGCATTAG